Proteins encoded in a region of the Deinococcus aestuarii genome:
- the xpt gene encoding xanthine phosphoribosyltransferase translates to MQALVNAIREQGRILPGGLLKVDGLVNHQLLPGLTREMGERFAAGFAPLAPSKIVTIEVSGIAPALATALVLGVPLVYARKKRPVTMHEVAYTAHSVSRTKGGVVDLFVSSEFLGAGDRVVVVDDFLASGGTLRALSRIIAASGAELLALGCVIEKGFEDGRSQLADLGVPILTLANIVRMSETEGVVVEAGGWGGVPAPGPVLAEG, encoded by the coding sequence ATGCAGGCGCTTGTGAACGCGATTCGGGAACAGGGGCGGATACTGCCCGGAGGCCTTCTCAAGGTGGACGGGCTGGTCAACCACCAGCTTCTCCCCGGGCTCACCCGCGAGATGGGCGAGCGGTTCGCGGCGGGCTTCGCGCCCCTCGCGCCCAGCAAGATCGTCACCATCGAGGTGAGCGGCATCGCCCCCGCGCTGGCGACCGCCCTGGTGCTGGGGGTGCCGCTGGTGTACGCCCGCAAGAAACGGCCCGTCACCATGCACGAGGTCGCCTACACGGCGCACTCGGTCAGCCGCACGAAGGGGGGCGTGGTGGACCTCTTCGTGAGCAGCGAGTTCCTGGGCGCGGGAGACCGGGTGGTCGTCGTGGACGACTTTCTGGCCTCGGGAGGGACGCTGCGGGCGCTCTCCCGCATCATCGCGGCGAGCGGGGCCGAACTCCTCGCTCTCGGATGCGTGATCGAGAAGGGTTTCGAGGACGGAAGGAGCCAGCTCGCCGACCTGGGGGTGCCGATTCTCACGCTGGCGAACATCGTGCGGATGAGCGAGACGGAGGGCGTGGTGGTGGAGGCGGGGGGCTGGGGCGGGGTCCCGGCGCCCGGCCCCGTCCTGGCGGAAGGATGA
- a CDS encoding quinate 5-dehydrogenase yields MSDLLSGWHPAPAGFKHVVSVSLGNSKRNAREEMSVLGQPFVLERIGTDGDARRAAALFQALDGRVDAFGLGGADLYVIADGRRYTFGNVRKLVSHAKITPVLDGSGLKNTLERDAVAQLDPVLNWRTKRVLMVSAVDRFGMAEALSEHGADMVYGDIVFGLNLNVPLRSIAALRRVARLALPAITKLPQDWFYPTGDKQETSVEGQGTRLYAWADVIAGDTHYAKRYAPRMLSGKTILTQTITEADRAWMRERGVARLITTTPRIGSRNFATNVLEAFFVALSGRREALSEEEYLRFVREVGFRPEINELE; encoded by the coding sequence ATGTCCGATCTTCTGAGCGGGTGGCACCCGGCCCCGGCGGGGTTCAAGCACGTGGTGAGCGTGTCGCTGGGAAACAGCAAGCGCAACGCCCGCGAGGAGATGAGCGTGCTGGGCCAGCCCTTCGTGCTCGAACGCATCGGCACCGACGGGGACGCGCGGAGGGCGGCGGCCCTCTTCCAGGCGCTCGACGGGCGGGTGGACGCCTTCGGGCTGGGGGGGGCGGACCTGTACGTGATCGCGGACGGGCGGCGCTACACCTTCGGCAACGTCCGCAAGCTCGTCTCGCACGCGAAGATCACGCCCGTGCTCGACGGCAGCGGCCTGAAGAACACCCTCGAACGCGACGCGGTGGCGCAGCTCGACCCCGTGCTGAACTGGCGGACCAAGCGGGTGCTGATGGTCTCCGCCGTCGACCGCTTCGGCATGGCGGAGGCGCTCTCGGAGCACGGGGCGGACATGGTGTACGGCGACATCGTGTTCGGCCTGAACCTGAACGTGCCGCTGCGGTCCATCGCCGCCCTGCGCCGGGTGGCCCGCCTCGCCCTGCCCGCGATCACCAAGCTGCCGCAAGACTGGTTTTACCCCACCGGGGACAAGCAGGAGACGAGCGTGGAGGGCCAGGGCACCCGCCTCTACGCCTGGGCCGACGTGATCGCCGGGGACACCCACTACGCCAAGCGCTACGCCCCGCGCATGCTCAGCGGCAAGACGATCCTCACCCAGACGATCACCGAGGCCGACCGCGCCTGGATGAGGGAGCGGGGCGTCGCCCGACTCATCACCACGACGCCGCGCATCGGCAGCCGCAACTTCGCCACCAACGTCCTCGAAGCCTTCTTCGTGGCCCTCAGCGGCAGGCGCGAGGCGCTGAGCGAGGAAGAATACCTGCGCTTCGTCCGCGAGGTGGGGTTCAGGCCGGAGATCAACGAGCTGGAGTGA
- a CDS encoding general stress protein — protein MTQPDPRSALIPDQSARVNVATYPTYLEAQRAVDYLSDQRFPVERTAIVGEGLKTIEQVTGRLDWGRAASLGFGQGLFIGLFIGLLFGLLGLGGGNLLYAVAYGMVLGAITGLIWGLIGYAVTGGRRDFTSVGGMRAERYVILADAEVAERARTLLGGLPSS, from the coding sequence GTGACCCAGCCTGACCCCCGCTCGGCCCTGATTCCCGACCAGAGTGCGCGCGTGAACGTGGCGACCTACCCCACCTACCTCGAAGCGCAGCGGGCCGTGGACTACCTCAGCGACCAGCGGTTTCCGGTCGAGCGCACCGCCATCGTGGGCGAGGGCCTGAAGACCATCGAGCAGGTCACGGGCCGCCTCGACTGGGGCCGCGCGGCGAGCCTGGGATTCGGGCAGGGGCTCTTTATCGGCCTGTTCATCGGCCTGCTCTTCGGGCTGCTGGGGCTGGGCGGCGGGAACCTGCTGTACGCGGTCGCCTACGGCATGGTGCTGGGCGCGATCACGGGCCTGATCTGGGGCCTGATCGGCTACGCCGTCACGGGCGGGCGGCGCGACTTCACCTCGGTGGGCGGGATGCGCGCCGAGCGGTACGTCATCCTCGCCGACGCCGAGGTCGCCGAGCGGGCGCGGACGCTGCTGGGCGGCCTGCCTTCCTCCTGA
- a CDS encoding phosphotransferase family protein, with protein sequence MSGLPDLTPAELAALARKHGLRGPLERLPSAGIVNRAYADREVVLRVAVPGDEMGEEDARTEAVAVPAALRAGIRTPPLLAFDDSREVVDAPVTVYARVDAPSLHGTGWDVADPRFVRAARETGRELARLHLSVTDVPDPRGWLEVWDLPDAREGVEAAATAGRIDRRTADWAVRLLTRTAAIPRPAPRFLHGDAQPGNLLVHPDGSLAALIDWGDAGWADPALDFPALPPYAAAHALDAYREVAPDLLGEGVEGRILEVYLNMAFRRLGRSPTSRELWSARPGSVLAHLLRFSVDAPEGWRQWLREEGRRGPQKIRPLGR encoded by the coding sequence ATGTCCGGACTGCCCGACCTCACCCCTGCCGAACTCGCCGCCCTCGCCCGCAAGCACGGGCTGCGCGGCCCTCTGGAGCGGCTTCCCAGCGCGGGCATCGTGAACCGGGCCTACGCCGACCGCGAGGTCGTGCTGCGCGTCGCCGTGCCGGGAGACGAGATGGGCGAGGAGGACGCCCGCACCGAGGCCGTCGCCGTGCCCGCCGCGCTGCGCGCCGGAATCCGCACCCCACCCCTCCTCGCCTTCGACGACAGCCGGGAGGTGGTGGACGCGCCCGTCACCGTCTACGCCCGCGTGGACGCCCCCAGCCTGCACGGCACGGGTTGGGACGTGGCCGACCCCCGCTTCGTCCGCGCCGCCCGCGAGACCGGGCGCGAACTCGCCCGCCTGCACCTGAGCGTCACCGACGTGCCCGACCCGCGCGGCTGGCTCGAAGTTTGGGACCTGCCCGACGCACGGGAGGGGGTGGAGGCCGCCGCCACCGCCGGGCGCATCGACCGCCGGACCGCCGACTGGGCCGTCCGGCTCCTGACCCGCACCGCCGCGATTCCCCGGCCCGCCCCCCGCTTCCTCCACGGGGACGCGCAGCCCGGCAACCTGCTCGTGCACCCGGACGGCTCGCTCGCCGCGCTCATCGATTGGGGAGACGCCGGGTGGGCCGACCCCGCCCTCGACTTTCCCGCCCTGCCGCCCTACGCCGCCGCGCACGCGCTGGACGCCTACCGCGAGGTGGCGCCTGATTTACTCGGCGAGGGGGTGGAGGGCCGCATCCTGGAGGTCTACCTGAACATGGCCTTCCGTCGCCTGGGCCGCTCTCCCACGTCCCGCGAGCTGTGGAGCGCCCGGCCCGGCAGTGTCCTCGCCCACCTCCTGCGGTTCTCGGTGGACGCTCCGGAAGGGTGGCGCCAGTGGCTCCGGGAGGAGGGGCGCCGTGGGCCACAAAAAATCCGCCCTCTCGGGCGGTGA